CGCCAGTCGTCCTCGCCGCGGCCTACGCCGTACTCGTGTTCGAACAGGGCGCAGCTTTTGGGGCGCTGGCGGTAGCGGCCGTGCCAGCTCGAGACGTACTCCTGGCGCATCCGCTTGAGCGTGACGTCGACGACGCGGTCGACGCCCAGGCCGGGCTGGCCCCAGCGCAGGTTCTGGATGGTGTGGTCGATGCAGTTGTGGACCTTCTGGCCTATCCACGCCGGCAGCG
This portion of the bacterium genome encodes:
- a CDS encoding PD-(D/E)XK nuclease family protein, producing the protein MAGLKNEFSWSKSRHGVLRRCPRKYYFEYYGFWDGWLANAPPLTREIYVLKNLATLPAWIGQKVHNCIDHTIQNLRWGQPGLGVDRVVDVTLKRMRQEYVSSWHGRYRQRPKSCALFEHEYGVGRGEDDWR